In Acropora muricata isolate sample 2 chromosome 13, ASM3666990v1, whole genome shotgun sequence, the DNA window AgcgggaaaagatgaattcTGGGTAAAATCCGAAATGGCGGCTTCTTCACGGTAATTATGCATGCGAAGAACAATTACTTTTCACTCCTTTCAGCAGATATCATGCTAAATGTAATCACGTTTTCTAGAGTTATCTGAGTGCAGTGTTTATATTGTACAGGCGTGAAGTCGATAGCCTCCTTACGGTCATGCTATATGACGACTCTTCTTCGGATGATAGTTCTGATTCAAGTGACGAGGATGATCTCGACTTTTTACTCGTTTGTGCATTGTTTCCTGAGCCATCCCCGTCTGCTCCACGTCTGAATCTTGCTGACCTGACAGACTGCCAATGTGAAACCATGTTTCGGTAAGGTACCAATAATCGTAAAACCAGTACCTTTGGGGTGTACAGGCCACGAAAACAGAGCcaaaaaattcagaatataAATGGCATAAAAATCTTTATTTATTCAGAAGCTCTGCAAATTATAAAGGGCTTGTTTTCTCTGATTCTAGATTCCAAAAAGATGACATGGAGCGTCTCTTACATGCTTTGCAGATTCCAGGATTCTACATCTGCCAACAACGAACGCACGCAAGTGGCATGGAGGCGCTCATGATTCTTCTAAGAAGATTGGTTTACCCAAATCGTTTGTGCGACTTAGCTGATGTGTTTGGGAGAAGCATTTCAGAATTGAGCCTTATCATAACCAAAGTAATTGAATTTAAAAAGCTGTTTCaggaaatttttgttttgtaaaaaaTATGATTCTTTTTCAGATAGTAGACCACTTGTATGATCGTTACCGGCACCTTTTGGAATCACTAGATCTTGTGTGGCTAGACCTGGAAATTTTTTCAGAGGCCATTCATGCCAAAGGGGCTCCCTTAACGCAGTGTTGGGGTTTTATTGATGGTACAGCAAGGCCCATTTGTCGCCCAATCCGAAACCAGGGTATCATGTATAGTGGCCACAAGCGAACCCATTGCCTGAAGTTTCAGGTACAGTAGCCTTGTTATGCTTTCAATGTATTTAATTGTAGTAACTGAGCTACAGGAACCAGCTGGCACTCAGGGTGATTTAGCTATCCATCTGCTGCATGCTAGCTACATTGAGAGGCAATAAATTTAGATAtgataccaaaaaaaaataaacctaCAGTGGAGTCCATAGTTCTGCCCTCATAAAAACTCCCTTTCTTGTTTATAGTGGCAGTGGCCACACCAGTTAAGTTGGGAATTATAAAAtatccaaaaaaaattgtattaacTGTTGATTATTTTTTCATAGTCAAAACTTATACCAGATGAAGGTTTAAGACAAGTAgccatatatatttttataaaagGAGTCCACGCAAGCTTTAGTTTAGTTATATTAGAAACTGATATTTGTTCAAATCTGTTAAATCTGCAGTCTGTGCATGCTCCAAATGGTTTAATTGCCCACCTATTTGGACCCATAGAGGGACGCAGGCATGATGCATTTATGCTTGGAGAAAGTGGTCTAAATCATATCCTACAGAGGTTTCAAAAGCCCAATGGGGAGCCATATATTATATATGGTGACCCTGCATATGGTATTACAAGAAATATCCTAGCACCTTTTAGAGGAGCCCGCTTAACTGCTAATCAGCAAGAGTTTAATTCCCAAATGAGCAAAGTCAGGTGTAGTGTTGAATGGGGTTTTGGCAAAATAATTCAGAATTTCACTTACCTcgactttaaaaaaaacttgaaggTCTTGTTGCAACCAGTTGCAAAATACTATGTTGTTGGAGTATTACTGACAAATTGTCATACATGCTTATATGGGTCCCCCACAAGCACCTTTTTCAACCTGGACCCCCCCTCACTAGAAACATATCTAAGAAATAGATAAGCACACAGAGTCATTTACTGCTTCCAAAgtagttttatattttttgtttatttgatcTAAAGGGGACTGCTCTGAAAAAAGTTCCATGTTAGAAAGGGATTTGTTTACAACAACATACTGTGATTCCTGAAATTTATCCATCCCCTCTCCACAGGGAATTGGAACTTCCACAGGGTTGGGGTCAATTTTGGTCCTTCTTCCCATGCATTCTTTGACATGATTCATTACAGAGCAATAACAGAGCAATAACATATCTCACATGATAGATGTTTAACAAATATGATGCATTCTGAAATTTAGTGGAAATTCAGGAGAGGTGAGGATCAATTTTCAAACCCCTGTGGAAGGGGCATGGATATTTTCAAGATACAATGTACATCAAGAAATAAATGAACTTGTCAAAATACAGATGATATTGATTAAAGACATATCAGACTTTATCCTTGAGGAGGGCAAATAACAACCTTCTCTCTTCTAACTCTTGGTTGAGCCTCTCCTTTCTCTCTTTTGCCTCATCCTCATACTTTCTCTTCTGAAACTCTAATTCAAGCCTTCTCTGTTCCAGCTCCTTTTCCTTTAGAACTgccttctgtttgtttttttcttcaagcaTTTCCAGTGCTGTCAGCTTAGATGCTCGTTTtttctttctgcttttcttgCCTTTAGCAGCTGAAACATGGAAATGGTGTAATTGCAAATGTTAAAAGGATTTAAGATGGCCATCATGCTACTGAGCCCATAAGCCCTTTtcattggggggggggggggaggggagtcAAATGAGGCTGACAGAAGTATACCTAAGATTTAACAATTGAACatttaaaatggtcttaaaAAATAGGCAACTGGTAAAAATGTACAACAGGTAAGCATACAACGTACTCACGAGTTTTACATTTGCTTGTGCTGGCACTGGCTTCGTTCTCTTTTGAGCTCTCATCAGAACTGCTATTTTCACTTGATGAGCTGGATGCTGCGTTCTTTCTCTCTGTATATATTTAAATCGGGAACAAAGAATCAAATGACACAAACTCATAAGCATAAAACATTGgcaatatttttttatcaaacAATGGAAGAAAAATCAGAGCCAGCACCCACAGAAGCCCTCATATTCTAATCTACGAAAAATGTAGTAACTAACTGTGTAAACATATCTATTAGCATCTTTATAACATGTTGATAGGTGATATAACATGTTGATAGGATAAAGCCATTTAACTTTGCACATCTGGGTGCACATCTTTTCAGAGAGAGAGAGGCGGGGTTGGGTAGTGAACAACAATTGTCAACATTTGAATTTCAAAAAGTGGGAACAACAATTCATACTTTTATTGATCTTTTAAATAGTGGACATTACATGGCTGCGTGGGGATAGGAATTTTATCTTTGAGTGTTGCAAGTGTCTCTCACGAGTGAGCAAAgctcactcgtgagagatactttcagcacaagaagataaaattcCTATCTCCAAGTGGCCAtttaatgttttgtttattatatatatatattgatgaaATCTCTAGatttaaaacaatttgttttattcattttcgaaatGATGAAAAGTAGTCACCAACTGCTAAAACACGCATGTTGTGTAACATGAAACAAGATATGaaagttatgaaaaaaaaatcatgacaaTGTCAGTTTGCAATAAAAATGTTAATGTAGTAGAGAAAAATTATATTAAAGAACAAAAGTATCTTACAAAGAAGAGAAAGGTTGCATTTTACTGGCTAATCGTgttggttaccatgacaacACCTATATCCTGATGATATGTTCACTGCACGtggtgaagatatgattttttagtaaaaggggaaatcctggtatttcatcaatatctatataataaattatGGTAGTAAGCTTACGCCTATGTATACTCACAAAGCTTTGCCTATTACTTACTTGCTATTCCAATAAGGGCCGCCTCCCTCATCTCCTCACCCTTCTCCCGatcatctttttctttccgtttCTTACTTCCAAGAGCTTTCTTTGCTTCGTCCTCCATATCTTTCCGAAAAGCGTTTATATCCTCCAAAAGCTGGTTAAGCTCTGAATACTCCTCCTCTGTACCAGACCTTATTTTGGAGAGAGAGAAAACATCACTTTACGCCCGTTTTACTTTTAAACTCACATAGATGGGATTAAATATTTCCAAAAGCCTACCTTTTAAGAGCCtttttatcttcttcaaggtattTTGACATAAGGCCATTCATCCTTTCTCTACAAGCTCGCCCTGAGAGCACAACGGGTCTTTTGTCTTCTGAAAAAATAGGGGAAAGTACCCTCGCAATTTCCTCATAATCAGTGGGACATTTTGGCCTTCGTTGGGCCACCTCGGTCGCCAGCATCACGTCTTGGCTAGTGTTTGGCCATCTAAAAGGCATTTTCTAGAAATAGAAGAAGCCATACATCGATACAGAAATCCATAACTGTGCTTCTTTACATGCACATGATTAGGAACTTCGagtcgccattttgttttcaacttctttcgCCACTcggttttcttcgttttagaTCATGCAAAACACATTGTTTTTTAATcacaaaaaacaacatttgaatGCATAAAAGGTAGAAAATTCTTACTAAAAGTGTCAAACGTGAGTTGGTTTCGTTAAGCGGCCAAAAGACCTTCCCGTAAGTCACTTACCGCTGGAGCAGCTTCTTCCCGTCGAAACCGGAACCGCAAACTGCAAACATGACGGCAAAGcggtggtcacgtgacctccTCAGGttcgccgtttgccgtaaacgtgatgctaaaagTCCCTATTAAGGAAGCTCGAACTGCGCGGTGTTAACAATAACAATGGTCTGGATTTGACGGATATAATAgaaaataatggcaaaaattttcTATCTAACAGACCGTCCAAAAGATTTCTAAAAACTGTAAAAGAACACGACTTTATTGAAGGACCTATGGTAGCCAAAGTACGATTTTTTAAGTTTCCCTAAACCAAAGAATGACTCATATCAACTCTGTGTTCGCACAGACAACTGTGCCTCTCTGTTTGACAGAAGTCTTTGTGCAGTGATTTATTTTGCTTGATGATTTCGTTTATTTACTACTACAAGGTTTCCTTTATCTTTTATATCAAAgtttataaatatttttatacTGTCAACGGtcgaaaaatatattttattagtATTGCATTTTAACATCATGTTCTGGCTGTTGTCATTGCCGTGTTTTCTTCTGTTAGGGGACTCATAACAAATGACCAAAGGCTGACAGAATTATCTCAATATCCTTGTAGTTCCCAACAAGGcagttttttttgcattactcCAACATGGAGTGGTATCCCTAGCTTTTCAATGCACATATCAAATCCTTTGGTGACACTTCCAAGGGCTTCTATCACTAGTTCTTAAAATCCTGGTATTTTTCcactttttccctttctttttgcCATACTCTTACATCAGCTGGTACAGCAATGTCGATGGTTATCCCCTTTCGTTCTTTCTTGTTAATTACAATTTGTCTGGTCTTCTTGCCTCTATTACATTGTCACGCTGAACATTGATATCCCACAAAACTTTGACTTATTCATTTTCTACTATTCCTTCTGGGCTATGTTCATACCACTCTTCCGTATGCTTCAACCCATTCTTCTTACAAAAATCCCAATGAACTTCATTTGCCATATTGTCATGTCGTCTCTTATATTCTTTCTGAGCCAAATTCTCACATCCACATGTATTGCGCCCTTTCACATTTTTTCCAGATAATCTACACAGAGGGCTTTCACTGGTCTTATTGATGTAGTGCTTTGCATAGTTTGTCCTGATGGCCTGTTCCTGTGCTGCACATACAATGCTTCTGTCCCGACCTTCAGATCACATTTGGATAAATATTGCcaagttttattaatattctgATCAACATTCTCTGGCATTTCCCTGATAAACTGTCCATACATTTTCTTTCCAACCCAGTTTTGTTGAAGTTCTTGTTCTACCTGTTTCTTAAATTCTCCACTCGTAATGTATCTGTCGTATTGATTTTCCTAGCTGAATGAACTACCTTAATGAGGTTTTCTTTagaattgacaaaaaaaaagaaaaatactgttttcctcTTCTCTAACGCAATATTCCACACTCATCAGGCCTCTACATCCCTCTTTCCTCTTAATGTACAATCTGTCCACAACGCTCCTCGGATGTAATGCTCCATACATTGTCACTGTTTCCTTGATTTCCTATCCCCATTTTTCAATTCACTCTCTTTGCACTGTAGTATTCCTGCTCTGTATTTGAATACCACCACATGTATtgattgcttttattttatttttcccgTTTATAGTTTTGATTTTAGGAACAATCGAAGCCTCCGCTTATGTTCCTTTATTGTTCTCTTTTCCATTTCATCCTCCTTGATCTTTTCCAATTCAACTATACCCAAATATGTGCATCCTTCCTTTTCAACTTCCTTCATTAGTTCATATTATTTGGAAGCATTGCTCCTTCACATCTAACATCTTTCCCTCTCTTCTTGGTAAGAAGGGATATGGTAATAAGACCCCATGAACTTTGTTTAGAATGCtcatttgaataacaatagggGTGTCACGTGACTCATCAGTCCCCAGGGAGACCCCTGCTCGGAACAACCAGACCGGGCTTATCAGAGCAGGGTCCAAACCCTAAGTGATATGCTAATGAGACCCCTCTATTATTATTCAAATGTCTAATCTAAATAACAATAGAGGGGTTTCGTCATCGTCAGGTCCTCAGGGACCTCCCTGCTCAGATAAGGCTCGGTTTTTGCAGGACGCAGTCCCCCCCGGGAAAGATACGCTGAAATCGACCCGATATTCTTATTCAGCAGTCTCATTTGCATAAGAACGCACCGTTTAAAATCCCAAGGGAGCACTTTTTTTTCCGGGTGCAAATCGGGTCCCAATTTCATTTCCCCCCCTCAAGTGCGCAGCGCTCCTGCACCCTCAAACTTCATTTGGACTTATAAGGTGCATCTTTTGAGCAGCATTTCCTCGTCCAAAAGTCCCCAGGgaaagccctgctcagaacatcgaGCCATTTTGGCCCCCAGCCCCCCCGGGACAGTTGGGGCGACAAGGACCCCCGAACTTTGTTTAAAATAACCAATCGAGCGATTTGATGTCGGTCACCTGACCTTGCAGTCCCCAGGgaaagccctgctcagaacatcgagccatttttggccttttttttgcaTGTCTGGCTTATCTGAGCAGGGCTTCCCCCTGGACAGTCAGGATTCGGAGACCCCCCTAACTTTGTTTACGTCGGGATTCTATACGAAGATAGGGGGTCACGTGACCCACCGGTCCCCTGGGAGATccctgctcagaacaacgaGGGTCAGCTTGTTCTGAGCAGAGTCCCCCCCGGGACAGCTATTAGGTGAAGACCCCCCTATCTTTATTCGAATCACCAATCTAAACAAAGTTCAAGGGGTAAGCACTTTGGCAATTCCCCAGGGAAAGCCCTGCTTTGAACAATCAGACCGGGCTTATCAGAGCAGGGCCCAGACCCCAAGTGATATGCTAATGAGACCCCCCTATTATTATTCAAATGTCTAATCTAAATAACAATAGAGGGGTTTCGTCATCGTCAGGTCCCCAGGGACCTCCCTGCTTAGATAAGGCTCGGTTTTTGCAGGACGCAGTCCCCCCCGGGAAAGATACGCTGAAATCGACCCGATATTCTTATTCAGCAGTCTCATTTGCATAAGAACGCACCGTTTAAAACCCCAAGGGAGCACTTTTTTTTCCGGGTGCAAATCGGGTCCCAATTTCATTTCCCCCCCTCAAGTGCGCAGGACTCCTGCACCCTCAAACTTCATTTGGAATTATAGGGTGCATCTTTTGAGCGGCATTTCCTCGTCCAAAAGTCCCCAGGGAAAGCCCTGCTCAGAATATCGAGCCATTTTGGCCCCAGCCCCCCCCGGGACAGTTGGGGCGACAAGGACCCCCGAACTTTGTTTAAGATAACCAATCGAGCGATTTGATGTCGGTcacctgaccaagcagtccccagggaaagccctgctcagaacatcgggccatttttggcctttttttgcaCACTTTTTTCATTCCAAACTCCATCCTAATATCAGTACTAAAGACATGaacagttttattattattattagtattattattattatcaaactCTTCCTGGGCAATAGTCCAATAGTCAAGGAAAAATGAAATCGATCGCTCATAGCTGGCTTTATAATATTAAGGGGATCAGTAGTAATGCTAAGCTTGCGCTACCTGTGGTGTGATGTTAAGCATAAACAGTCTTGACTTCATGTTCAAgtgaggcctaacactactgtgaagtATTTATGCCtcaattattccatcagggatcTACCCTAGTACTGGAGAGTACTAAGGTAGATCCCTGATAGAGGTAGATCCTACCTCTAGTACTagagagtttttctctgtccttgtgtgggccccaTTCCAGTACTAGGGTAgatccctgatggaataattggggCATAAATacttcacagtagtgttaggcctcacTTGAACATGAAGTCATTACTCTCGATGCTACTGAAAGGACAACAACTTTCAATTACCTATAAACAGTCTTGCAAACCGATAAATCGGTGGCTTAGACTCTCCTGGGTAGTAGCCACAAAATGGCCAAGTAGCTGCACACTTGATGCAAGTCAGAGACCGTTACACAGTGGATCCACTACGATAACACATCATAATATTTGACGATGTTGAAGATGGGAAAGTGTTAGGAATGAGATAGACAAATCAGTATCTTGGTCTTCAGAAACATTAAAATTCATGAATTGAAACGCTGAAACGACCTTAATCTTCTATTAATAAGGAAATTGTTGCAAAATGCCTTAGTAAGAACATTACTTGTGGACCGTTGCACTGTTTGGAGAAATCAACTGAAAATCATGATGGATAACATATGTACCTATAGCTATTTCACTATTTCGATTTGCACTTTTTTGCTATTTTGCGTTTTAGCAACACCCCTCTTGAACGCCCTACTGAAACAGCTTCTCGAACGTCGACAGTAGCTTCAAACAACTGGCACGTCTCTCTAAATCCTGTCGTCCATGACATTTCTCTAAATCCGTGGAAGACGTTTAACATCAACAGTTTCGGTTCGGCATCGCGGATTTCTAGAAATGTTGCTATTTACATGATGACAGTTTGATATCAAATATAAATGGTTGGTTAAGCTCTTCTATTGTGGAAGCGAGAATTCATTGTTTAATCAGAAATATTTCCTAAAATAGCTCTATTGTAATCTTATGAGAAGTCTTGCATCTGATTAGAAAGTAAGATCTTTGTCATGAAATTATTTCCTGCCTGTGTTAAGTCTTCCGAACTGCGTGGACGTTCACTTGAAACTAACCTTTTTTTTGTACTTTGCAatctattttgttttatttgaaaaatggcGTCTGGTTCGACGGCCTTCGTCCAAGCTGTACAGTATAACTCCCTGCCGCAGTTCATGTTCAAACAAACACCAGATGCTACATACGATCGCGATGAATCGTTCGCCGATAAACAAGGACCGTTACAAAAGTTAAAGGAATGCTACATAAACGAGTTGAAAACAGTAGCTACGAAAGATAGGAAGCTAGGAGAGTTTATCGCCGTTTTAGAAACTCAAAACGGACCTTCCAGGGAAGCATCTCCGCAACCAATAGTCAAAAGAATTAGATTAGAAGTCTCCGATGAAGATGACCTACCAGACTCGAAGGAAGTTGACACAACAGACTCGGAGGACAGCGAAAACGATGAAGTCATGGATGACATCACTGAAAGAGAACTAGCACTGGTCAAAATCGAATTTCGTTCTTTCATCCATAAAGTCTGGTTGCGAAGAATAGGACTGTCAAGAGAGCAGGGTGACACGAGTTATGATTCAAGTCTTCGTGATCTTGAACTAACTATTCACAACGCTCAAGAATATATCAAGAGATGCAAATTTATTGTCAAAGAAATTTACAACGAAGACGAATTGCAGCAAAGGATCCGTGAAAATACAGGTTCCCTAGAAGAGGTTTTAAACAAAGTACTCGAGAAGAAAGAAATATCAGGGTTTGAAATGACAGACGAAGACATCCTCCTATTTCAGCGGCCAACGGTTCTACTGTGTGCCTCGCTTGGACTCAAGTTGGACTTCCTCGACCGTCTTGACACTTTTCCAGACGATCATTTCCATCATCGTTCTCTATGTTACTGGATTGATATCTTTCTAGAAAACAACAGCAAGTCTCTCAGCTTAGAGAAGAAAACCCTCCTCACGTTGGATCTGCTTGATTCCATCGGTTTTGATCCATTGAGTACAGCCGTTGACACCATTATGGCGCGGTCTTCCAAAGGAAACATGCAGTGTCACATCGAACCTAGCGAATGGGCTAGAATTTTTATTCAGGATGAATTTAATTATAACCCTCTGCTTTCCTCTCGAGTTGATAAGTTTCCTTTCCAGAGCGATTTGACGAATTCATGGTTTCAGCTTCCGAATACAAATTATGAAGAAAGTGAAAGCAGTCTGGACCCTTGCCACATCAACATCGTCAACTTTGTCACGACGGAATCGAACGCTTTAAAGGACATTCGTTCCAAATTAGATGGCTTTCTATCACAAAGAGAGTGGGCAACTGCTCTTTATCATGGCACAGACCATCACAGTGCTGTCGACATCTTATTTAGGGGAATCGATCTTAGGGCTGGCAGACAGAATCGCGATTTTAGCTGTGGATCAGGCTTTTATTTAACCGAGAATTTGGACGAAGCTGTGCATTGGGCAACAAGCACAACAGCAAAGCCCGCCATTTTGGTATTTCAAGTCAACCACGAGGAGAATCTAAACAACGCCAAAAGACTAGATTTAAACAACGAAGTGGAGAAATGGTATGAAATTGTGACCTCCTTTAGATCGGGAAGAAGAACAGCCAAGACATGGAAAAGTGTCAGTGCTTATGACCTGATTGAGGGACCACAAGCGACAATGAGATACGACGAAGCATCTCGTGAGCTTCTTTGGAAACCGAAGCCTTCATCTTACCAGATGTGCTTGATTTCAGACGACTTTGCTGAGACTTTTGAAAAGACTCTtcactcaattttttttttagaggtATCTTAAACGGGGAGTCAATGATACTTTACGCTAACTCTTGAATTTGCAGGCACTTTTaaaacttgaataattatgcaGTTTAAAGTGTGTACGCTGAGACTCTGATCATAAATCTCCTTACGAACCAAATCGCCATCAAAATATTATTTCTATTACTTCTTGCGGCCCAACGCGTCAGGAATAAAACTAACTTGCACAGGAGGAAGGAGCTATGAATTGGGCAGCAAGCACAACAGCAAAGCACGCCATTTTTCGTATTTCAAGTGAACCACAAACAACAGCGCTAAAGGATTAGATTTAAACAACGACAAGGAGAAAGGGTATGGAATTGTGACCCCCTTTAGATCGGGAGTTTAGAAAGGAAAAAGCTTGCCTTATATAATACCTACAGCCTCTGAAATTTTATGTGCATTATAGGTAGATGTGTGGTTTCCATGTAAGATGTTCATCCCAAACAACCACAAGAAATAACCTGTTAACCTTACTTGCTTGTTCTATTGAACAGTTATTTATTTTCATAGAACTGACTTAACGGCAATTCTTCCTAAGGGCGACATGACTGTTATTGCCCACACTTACAAATTGCGACTTGTGTCGCTTCAGGTCAGAGTGCTACTGTAAAAAGTTCACTGGTATCAAAGTATTGAAGGTCTATGGAGACCTCCAACACTTTATATCACGAGAAACAGAAGGATCTTACAATGTAACATTACAATCACTCAAATTTTCGTTTTGGGAAATTATGTAGGATGAAAATGTGTTGTTTCCAGCTTTTTTTGGACCATTTAACTTTTTAGAATTCAACGCACAATTAATTCAGCATACACAAGCACAGTTAATTCTATAACGAGACTGAAAAGAATATGCAACAGCTGGTGAACCAACAAAGCTAAAGGAAGCTAATGATTAATGATCATGAGatcttttcttttcatctatCAACAAGGCGGCGATGCCAAGGCTTATTTTTGATCATTTCAATACAAAGAAGAATCGATAGTTTTTGAGGTATCCTATTGTTACTATTATGACTTAACGAAATCAGGTGCAAGTGGAAGTAAAACCATATGTCAAGTAGTTATGTACTTTCAAGCAaacgaaaataataatttgttttgttcccAGCTTTTTGCCTGGAGTTTGAAAGGTAAAGAGTTAAAAAAAGCGTGCCTATTGAATAATTAGTTTTTAGAAATTCAGATTCGTCAAAGCAACTTttatttgcgcgtattgtacatcaataacattaaaagagtattcttttgcgtgatcgggcattcattttagtgaacaatatattcaataaaattttaaaccatgcctaaacagtcaatagcaatgaacaaccaataccaTTTTGTTGATACTCATTAGCGCACTTATACAAACAATacgttctttacattcttttcgcaagaatcttttttcaaataaatacTACATATTCagtatgaatttttaaacaaatgaagggaacttTGTTGATAAGTGCAGAGTACATTATTAGCCTTCAATTTCCTCCCTAGCAATCGGGTTGGCATCTCTCCTAGCGGGATACCTAGGCGGCTGGCGTCTGACTACATAAAGTCAGGAATGGCTAACAGCTAACAATATAAAACTCTGAAAAATAAGTCAAACTTTATTGTTTCTCATCCTCATTAAAATAAAACTAACGGTCAGATTAACCTTCAAATTCTTGACAATGACTCAAAAATGCTTTTGCCTCTAGAACATGTCTCATGTCAAATATTGAGATGTATTAATTCATTCTAATCTTGACTGGTCAATATCATATTGGACTCATTACTTCAAGGATAACCAAAACGATTGGCATTATTGCGAGACTAAATATTATGTACCTACAAGCGCACTGATAAAATCTATCGATCTTTCATATTTCCTTATCTATCCTACGGTATTGTAATGTGGGCTAAGCGGGACAAACTTACATTAATCAAAGAATGAAAT includes these proteins:
- the LOC136895808 gene encoding plasminogen-binding protein PgbA-like — its product is MPFRWPNTSQDVMLATEVAQRRPKCPTDYEEIARVLSPIFSEDKRPVVLSGRACRERMNGLMSKYLEEDKKALKRSGTEEEYSELNQLLEDINAFRKDMEDEAKKALGSKKRKEKDDREKGEEMREAALIGIAKRKNAASSSSSENSSSDESSKENEASASTSKCKTPAKGKKSRKKKRASKLTALEMLEEKNKQKAVLKEKELEQRRLELEFQKRKYEDEAKERKERLNQELEERRLLFALLKDKV
- the LOC136896066 gene encoding uncharacterized protein, coding for MASGSTAFVQAVQYNSLPQFMFKQTPDATYDRDESFADKQGPLQKLKECYINELKTVATKDRKLGEFIAVLETQNGPSREASPQPIVKRIRLEVSDEDDLPDSKEVDTTDSEDSENDEVMDDITERELALVKIEFRSFIHKVWLRRIGLSREQGDTSYDSSLRDLELTIHNAQEYIKRCKFIVKEIYNEDELQQRIRENTGSLEEVLNKVLEKKEISGFEMTDEDILLFQRPTVLLCASLGLKLDFLDRLDTFPDDHFHHRSLCYWIDIFLENNSKSLSLEKKTLLTLDLLDSIGFDPLSTAVDTIMARSSKGNMQCHIEPSEWARIFIQDEFNYNPLLSSRVDKFPFQSDLTNSWFQLPNTNYEESESSLDPCHINIVNFVTTESNALKDIRSKLDGFLSQREWATALYHGTDHHSAVDILFRGIDLRAGRQNRDFSCGSGFYLTENLDEAVHWATSTTAKPAILVFQVNHEENLNNAKRLDLNNEVEKWYEIVTSFRSGRRTAKTWKSVSAYDLIEGPQATMRYDEASRELLWKPKPSSYQMCLISDDFAETFEKTLHSIFFLEVS